Proteins from one Megalops cyprinoides isolate fMegCyp1 chromosome 11, fMegCyp1.pri, whole genome shotgun sequence genomic window:
- the sugt1 gene encoding protein SGT1 homolog produces MASERSFPDSFIDEDPKKALEELNAALEQTSDNAEWFCQRAYAHILLKNYSSAVDDAKKALELRPGYALAFMRTGVAEYHLNNLELSHEAFVEGQKLDGSEGAFDIWIKRCEERMQVGSQNGTSESAATPRVKHDWYQTESQVIITVMVKNAKKEDVSIKFEEKEVTAVVKLPSGEDWCLKVHLLHPVVPRQSTFKILSTKVEIKLKKTEAIRWEKLEGEGTQSNVKHFTPNQYPSSSHYTRNWDKVVGDIKEEEKNEKLEGDAALNKLFQQIYSDGSDEVKRAMNKSFMESGGTVLSTNWQDVGKRKVDVSPPDDAEWKKF; encoded by the exons ATGGCCAGCGAACG GAGTTTCCCTGACAGCTTCATAGATGAGGATCCCAAGAAAGCTCTTGAG GAGCTGAACGCTGCACTGGAGCAGACGTCTGACAATGCAGAATGGTTCTGCCAACGAGCATATGCTCATATTTTACTCAAAAACTACAGCA GTGCTGTTGATGATGCCAAGAAGGCCTTGGAGCTGAGGCCTGGTTATGCCCTTGCCTTCATGAGAACAGG AGTTGCTGAATACCATCTGAACAACTTGGAGTTGTCACATGAGGCCTTTGTAGAAGGACAGAAGTTGGACG GGTCAGAAGGCGCGTTTGACATCTGGATCAAGCGCTGTGAGGAGAGGATGCAGG TGGGGAGTCAAAATGGAACATCAGAaagt GCGGCTACACCACGGGTAAA GCATGACTGGTACCAGACAGAATCTCAAGTCATCATCACGGTAATGGTGAAGAACGCCAAGAAGGAGGACGTCAGCATCAAGTTTGAAGAGAAAGAG GTGACGGCCGTGGTAAAGCTGCCTTCAGGAGAAGACTGGTGTTTGAAGGTCCACCTCCTGCATCCTGTGGTTCCTCGACAGAGCACCTTCAAAATCCTCTCCACCAAG GTGGAGATCAAGCTGAAGAAGACGGAGGCGATTAGGTGGGAgaagctggagggggaggggaccCAGTCCAACGTCAAACACTTCACTCCAA aTCAGTACCCCTCGTCCTCCCATTACACTCGTAACTGGGACAAGGTGGTCGGCGACAttaaggaggaggagaagaacgAGAAGCTGGAGGGAGACGCGGCGCTGAACAAGCTGTTCCAGCAGATCTACTCCGACGGCTCCGACGAAGTCAAACGCGCCATGAACAAGTCCTTT ATGGAGTCCGGCGGAACGGTGCTGAGCACCAACTGGCAGGACGTGGGGAAGAGGAAGGTGGACGTGAGCCCCCCGGACGACGCCGAGTGGAAGAAGTTCTGA